The window CTCGCTGGTCTCCCCGGATCCGGCCGAGCCCACCGTGTCCCGGCGCGGGGCGCTGGGGCTGGTCGGGGGCGGTTCGCTGCTGCTGTTCGGCACGACGGTCGGGCAGAACTTCGACGGTCCGCTGCGGCACACGGCCCTCCTCGCCCCGCACGGCGGCGCCGATCCCGGCAGCGGCCCCGGTGGCTTCCAGATCAACAAGACGGCCGCGTCCAGGGGGATCAGCGCGGCGGAGACGAGCGAGGAGGCGTGGCGGCTGGTCGTCACCGGCCGCTCGGGGACCGTCCGGCTCAGCCGCGCCGAGCTGTTGCAACTGCCGCTGCACAGCGCGGCGCTGCCCATCGCCTGCGTCGAGGGCTGGTCCACCTCCGACCAGTGGTGGCGAGGCGTACGACTGCGGAACCTCGCTGCCCTCGTCGGCTACGAGGCGGATGCAGCGCCCGACGTCATGGTGGAGTCCCTCCAGCGACGCGGCGCCTTCCGCAAGGCCGCCCTGCGGTCCAACCAGGTGCGTGACCCGCGCTCCCTGCTAGCCCTGGATGTCAACGGCGAGCCGCTCACCCCTGACCACGGATACCCGGCCCGGATCATCGTGCCTGCCGCGCCCGGTGTGCTCAACACCAAGTGGGTGGCCCGGATGACGTTCGGAGACCTGTGATGAAGAAGCTGCGCCTGAGGGTGGGCAGCCCGCTCCAACTGCTGCTCCTCGCCTGCTCGTTCACCCTCGCCGGATACGCGGGAGTACGGCTGCTCGCGGACGACTGGCTCCAGGTCGCCCTGTGGTTCGTGGGCGCGGCGGTGGTGCACGATCTCGTCCTGCTGCCGCTGTACGCGACGCTGGACCGTGCGGTCGTACGGGCATCCGGCGCGATCGGCCACCGGGAGCGGGCTGTGTACGTACGCGTGCCCGCTGCCTTGTCCGGGCTGCTCCTGCTGGTGTGGTTCCCGCTGATCAGCGGCCG of the Streptomyces aurantiacus genome contains:
- a CDS encoding molybdopterin-dependent oxidoreductase gives rise to the protein MARSPSSPSFWRSPVRGPWFTSVLGVVLLGGITVLFVTGLLSYAAYNPGLSPVNDKTPDKGLLGFYLFAWPTDPHWLYRLNQGVHVTLGITLVPVLLAKLWSVVPRLFQLPPARSLAHALERISLLLLVGGALFEFVTGVLNVQLDYLFPGSFYPLHFYGAWVFFAAFVVHAVLKTPAAVRNLRRLREERTGEAGSGEELAEAVPSLVSPDPAEPTVSRRGALGLVGGGSLLLFGTTVGQNFDGPLRHTALLAPHGGADPGSGPGGFQINKTAASRGISAAETSEEAWRLVVTGRSGTVRLSRAELLQLPLHSAALPIACVEGWSTSDQWWRGVRLRNLAALVGYEADAAPDVMVESLQRRGAFRKAALRSNQVRDPRSLLALDVNGEPLTPDHGYPARIIVPAAPGVLNTKWVARMTFGDL